The following proteins come from a genomic window of Microtus ochrogaster isolate Prairie Vole_2 chromosome 7, MicOch1.0, whole genome shotgun sequence:
- the Aanat gene encoding serotonin N-acetyltransferase has protein sequence MLSTHSLKPVALHMPPGTSEFLGCQRRHTLPASEFRCLTPEDAISVFEIEREAFISVSGTCPLYLDEIRHFLTLCPELSLGWFQEGRLVAFIIGSLWDEERLTQESLTLHRPGGRTVHLHVLAVHRTFRKQGKGSVLLWRYLHHLGSQPSVRRAVLMCEHPLVAFYEKFGFQVVGPCAVTVGSLTFTELQCSLRCHAFLRRNSGC, from the exons ATGCTGAGCACCCACTCCCTGAAACCTGTGGCCCTGCACATGCCACCTGGGACCTCGGAGTTCCTAGGCTGCCAGCGGCGCCACACACTCCCTGCTAGTGAGTTCCGCTGCCTCACTCCGGAGGATGCCATCAGCGTGTTTGAGATTGAACGTGAAG CCTTTATCTCCGTCTCCGGTACCTGTCCCCTCTACTTGGATGAGATCCGACACTTCCTAACCCTGTGTCCAGAGCTGTCCTTGGGCTGGTTCCAGGAGGGTCGCCTTGTGGCCTTCATCATCGGCTCACTCTGGGACGAGGAGAGACTTACTCAG GAGTCGCTGACACTACACAGGCCTGGAGGCCGCACAGTGCACCTGCACGTACTGGCAGTGCACCGTACCTTCCGGAAGCAGGGCAAGGGCTCCGTCCTGCTGTGGCGCTACCTGCACCACCTGGGGAGCCAGCCCTCTGTCCGTAGGGCCGTGCTCATGTGTGAGCACCCACTGGTGGCCTTCTATGAGAAATTTGGCTTCCAGGTTGTGGGCCCGTGCGCCGTCACCGTGGGCTCCCTCACCTTCACGGAGCTGCAGTGTTCCTTACGGTGCCACGCCTTTCTGCGCAGAAACAGCGGCTGCTGA
- the Rhbdf2 gene encoding inactive rhomboid protein 2, producing MASADKDGSNLSSVSGSRLQSRKPPNLSITIPPPEAQAPSEQDSMLPERPKNPAYLKSVSLQEPRGRWQDGTEKRPGFRRQASLSQSIRKGTAQWFGVSGDWEGKRQNWQRRSLHHCSVHYGRLKASCQRELELPSQEVPSFQGTESPKPCKMPKIVDPLARGRAFRHPDEVDRPHAPHPPLTPGVLSLTSFTSVRSGYSHLPRRKRISVAHMSFQAAAALLKGRSVLDATGQRCRNVKRSFAYPSFLEEDAVDGADTFDSSFFSKEEMSSMHDDVFESPPLSASNFRGVPHSASPVSPDGVQIPLKEYSSRTPVPGTQRGKRIASKVKHFAFDRKKRHYGLGVVGNWLNRSYRRSISSTVQRQLESFDSHRPYFTYWLTFVHVIITLLVICTYGIAPVGFAQHVTTQLVLKNRGVYESVKYIQQENFWIGPSSIDLIHLGAKFSPCIRKDQQIEQLVRREREVERASGCCVQNDRSGCIQTQKKDCSETLATFMKWQNDTGPSDTSDQGQKQPSAVVCHQDPRTCEEPASSGAHIWPDDITKWPICTEQAQSNHTGLLHIDCKIKGRPCCIGTKGSCEITTREYCEFMHGYFHEEATLCSQVHCLDKVCGLLPFLNPEVPDQFYRIWLSLFLHAGIVHCLVSVVFQMTILRDLEKLAGWHRISIIFILSGITGNLASAIFLPYRAEVGPAGSQFGLLACLFVELFQSWQLLERPWKAFFNLSAIVLFLFICGLLPWIDNIAHIFGFLSGMLLAFAFLPYITFGTSDKYRKRALILVSLVVFAGLFASLVLWLYIYPINWPWIEYLTCFPFTSRFCEKYELDQVLH from the exons ATGGCCTCCGCTGACAAGGATGGCAGCAACCTCTCTTCTGTGTCTGGTAGCCGCCTGCAGAGCCGGAAGCCACCCAACCTCTCCATCACTATCCCGCCGCCTGAGGCCCAGGCCCCCAGCGAGCAGGATAGCATGCTTCCTGAG AGACCTAAGAACCCAGCCTACCTGAAGAGTGTCAGCCTCCAGGAACCCCGAGGACGATGGCAGGATGGCACCGAGAAACGCCCCGGCTTCCGCCGTCAGGCCTCCCTGTCCCAGAGCATCCGCAA GGGCACGGCCCAGTGGTTCGGGGTCAGTGGCGACTGGGAAGGCAAGCGACAAAACTGGCAGCGTCGCAGCCTGCACCACTGCAGCGTGCACTATGGCCGGCTCAAGGCCTCGTGCCAGAGAGAACTGGAGCTGCCCAGCCAGGAGGTGCCTTCCTTCCAGGGCACTGAGTCTCCAAAACCCTGCAAGATGCCCAAG ATTGTGGATCCCCTGGCCCGGGGTCGGGCCTTCCGCCACCCAGATGAGGTGGACCGGCCTCACGCTCCCCATCCACCGCTGACTCCAGGGGTCCTGTCCCTCACATCCTTCACCAGCGTCCGCTCTGGCTACTCCCACCTGCCCCGCCGCAAAAGGATATCCGTTGCCCACATGAGCTTTCAGGCAGCCGCCGCCCTCCTCAAG GGGCGCTCGGTACTGGACGCCACAGGGCAGCGGTGCCGGAATGTCAAGCGCAGCTTTGCCTACCccagcttcctggaggaggatGCTGTCGATGGGGCAGACACCTTCGACTCTTCCTTTTTTAGTAAG GAAGAAATGAGTTCCATGCACGATGATGTATTTGAGTCTCCTCCACTCTCTGCTAGTAACTTCCGAGGGGTCCCACACTCCGCCTCCCCAGTCTCCCCTGATGGAGTGCAAATCCCTCT GAAAGAGTACAGCAGCCGAACCccggttcctggcacccagcgtGGCAAGCGCATTGCCTCCAAAGTAAAGCACTTTGCGTTTGACCGGAAGAAGCGGCACTATGGCCTGGGTGTCGTGGGAAACTGGCTGAACCGCAGCTACCGCCGCAGCATCAGTAGCACCGTGCAGAGGCAGCTGGAAAGCTTTGACAGCCACCG GCCTTACTTCACCTACTGGCTGACCTTTGTCCACGTCATCATCACGCTGCTGGTGATCTGCACCTACGGCATTGCACCTGTGGGCTTTGCCCAGCATGTCACCACCCAGCTG GTGCTGAAGAACAGAGGTGTGTACGAGAGCGTGAAATACATCCAGCAGGAGAACTTCTGGATTGGCCCCAGCTCG ATTGACCTGATCCACTTAGGAGCAAAGTTCTCACCCTGTATCCGGAAAGACCAGCAAATTGAGCAGCTGGTGCGGAGGGAGCGTGAGGTTGAGCGAGCCTCGGGCTGCTGTGTCCAGAATGACCGCTCGGGTTGTATCCAGACCCAGAAGAAAGACTGCTCG GAGACCTTGGCCACTTTCATGAAGTGGCAGAATGACACTGGGCCCTCAGATACGTCTGATCAGGGCCAGAAGCAGCCATCAGCAGTTGTGTGCCACCAAGACCCCAG GACCTGTGAAGAGCCAGCCTCCAGTGGGGCCCACATCTGGCCTGATGATATTACCAAGTGGCCG ATCTGCACAGAGCAGGCCCAGAGCAACCACACGGGGTTATTGCATATAGACTGTAAGATCAAAGGCCGCCCCTGCTGCATCGGTACCAAGGGCAG CTGTGAGATCACCACCCGGGAGTACTGTGAATTCATGCATGGCTATTTCCATGAGGAGGCAACACTTTGTTCCCAG GTGCACTGTTTGGACAAGGTGTGTGGGCTGCTGCCATTCCTCAACCCTGAGGTTCCTGACCAGTTCTACCGGATCTGGCTGTCTCTATTCCTGCACGCGGG CATAGTGCACTGCCTTGTGTCTGTGGTCTTCCAAATGACCATCCTGAGGGACCTGGAGAAGCTGGCCGGTTGGCACCgcatctccatcatcttcatcctTAGTGGCATCACCGGCAACCTGGCCAGCGCCATCTTCCTCCCCTATCGGGCAGAG GTGGGCCCAGCTGGGTCACAGTTTGGCCTCCTTGCCTGCCTCTTTGTGGAGCTCTTCCAGAGCTGGCAGCTGCTGGAGCGACCGTGGAAGGCCTTCTTCAACCTGTCGGCCATTGTGCTTTTCCTCTTCATCTGTGGCCTCCTGCCCTGGATAGACAACATTGCACACATCTTCGGCTTCCTCAGTGGTATGCTGCTGGCCTTTGCCTTCCTACCGTACATCACCTTCGGCACCAGTGACAAGTACCGCAAGAGGGCACTCATCCTGGTGTCGCTGGTCGTCTTCGCCGGGCTCTTCGCCTCCCTGGTGCTCTGGCTCTACATCTACCCCATCAACTGGCCCTGGATCGAGTACCTCACTTGCTTCCCTTTCACCAGTCGCTTCTGTGAGAAGTATGAGCTGGACCAGGTGCTACACTAA